The following is a genomic window from Niveispirillum cyanobacteriorum.
TCCGCAAGTGAGGAGATGCCAGATGGCCAAGCGCCAGTCCAAGCCCGCGTCCAGCAGCAGTGATAACAAGGTCCAGCCGCTTTTCCCCCGCCAGTCGACGGGTTGGGACCCGTTGGGCAATGCGGGGGACGAACGGCGCGAGCAATCCTATGTCCGCACCGTCAAGCCGATGAGTGCGGGCCAGGCCCTGCTGATGCAGGCCATCAAGGATCACAACCTGACCTTGGCACTGGGTCCCGCGGGCACCGGTAAGACCTATCTGGCCATTTCATCGGCGGTCACGGCCCTGGAAAAGGGGGAAGTGGACCGGATCGTCCTGTCCCGTCCCGCCATCGAGGCCGGCGAAAGCATCGGGTACCTGCCGGGCGACGTGAATGAGAAGATGGCGCCTTTCCTGCGCCCGCTCTATGACGCGTTGTCTGACCGGTTGGGGTCCAAGCGGCTGAAGGCCATGATGGCCGATGGTTCCATCGAAATCGCGCCTGTCGGCTATATGCGCGGACGCACGCTGAACAACGCCTTCGTGGTGATCGACGAGGCGCAGAACTGCACCTATGCCCAGATCAAGATGCTGCTGACGCGTCTGGGCTGGCATTCCACCATGGTCCTGACGGGTGACCCGGATCAGTCGGACCTGCTGCCCGGCGTGTCGGGACTGGCCGATATTGCCCGCCGGCTGGAGGTGGTGGAGGGGATTTCCATCGTCCGTCTGGCCGATGCCGACATCGTGCGTCACCCGCTGGTGGCCAGCATGCTGACGGTGCTGTAAAGGGCCTTTGAGACGGGGCCGTCGTCAGTTCGACACGGCCCCTTCCTGTCCCAGATGCTCCATATAGCGGTCGGCCAGCTCCCGGCTGTCGATCTTCTGCAAGCCGCGCAGCAGGCTGGCGTGGGCCAGGGCGGCGCGGTGGCCCTTGTTGAAACAGGCATGCAACGACTGCGGCGGCCCCAAGGGCCGTTCGTTCAGCACCAGGGCCGACAATCCCTGGGCAATCTGCGCCTGGCCCACCTTGGGCTGCAGAAACGCGAACTGGCTGATTTCGACCACGGCGGCGTCGATGCGCCCGGCCTGAAGCTTGCGCAGGTTGGCGCTGTCGGTGGGCGCGCTGTCCAGCCGGATCAGCCCGCGTTTGTTAAGATCGGTGATGATGGGGCCATTATCATAGCCATCGACCACCCCGATCATCAGGCCGGAGAGGTCGTCAGGCTTTGTCCAGCGTACCGGCAATTCCTGACGCTGGGCCAGGGCGTAACGGAAATGCCCGATAGGCTTTTCCGAAAGGATGCCGCCGGCCGCATCGCATTCGGCTTTGGTGGCCGTGAAGAAGCCAACATGGGGGCCATCCGTCTGCATTGCGGCGGCTACCGCACGCTTCCAGGGCAAGGTGGTGATGCGGAGGTCTTCACCTTGGGTGGAGAAGGCCGCACGCAGGACCGTGGTCATGGCCCCGCCCTGCGGTAAACTGCCAGAGAAGGGGGGCCATTCCAGGGTGGTGAAGGACCATTCCTCAGCCCCTGCCACCGGCAGCGGGGCCAGGAGCAACCCGCACATCAATGCCAGTGATCGTAGCCGCCGCATGAGCCTTCCCACATCCAAGGTACCTGCCTCTGAAACTATGGGTGACCGTGAGGCGCCGCAATATCAGCCGGTATGACCATAAGCATCAGTCCTGGTTTCCGTAACGTTAACCGATCCGTACACGGGCGATAAAACTCTCTACCTGCTGGCGCAGATCGTCGGCCTCCCGCGTCAATTCGCTGGCAGACGACAGGAGGTCGGTGGCGCTGCCGCTGGTGCTCTCCACGGCTTGGCGCACGCCGCCAATATTGCCCGCGATCTCTGCGGTACCGATGGCCGCCTGCTGTACATTGCGGGCGATCTCACGCGTGGCGGCATCCTGTTCTTCCACGGCGGCGGCAATGCTGGTCGCGATCTCGTTTATCTCCGCGATGGTCCGCGTGATCTCGGTCGTTGCCGCCACGGCCCCGCCGCTAGCCTGCTGAATGGCGGCGATACGGGCGGAGATGTCTTCTGTTGCCTTGGCCGTCTGGCTGGCCAGATTTTTTACCTCCGATGCGACGACGGCAAAGCCCTTGCCAGCCTCTCCGGCGCGTGCCGCCTCAATGGTGGCGTTCAGCGCCAACAGGTTGGTCTGGCTGGCGATCTCGGCGATCAGCTTGACGACAGCCCCAATGGCATCGGCCTCTGTCGCCAGTGCCTGGATGGTGCCGTTGGTGGCCTGGGCGCGTTCGGCGGCGGCGCGCGCGATGCTGGCCGAGGTCCCGACCTGACGCGTGATCTCCCCGATGGAGGCGGTCATCTGCTCTGCCGATGCCGCTACCGTCTGCACATTGGCGCTGGTCTGGTCGGTGGCGGCGGAAACGACGCCCGTCTGGCCCCGCGCCTGTTCGGCGGATGCCGACAGGGTCACGGCGCTGTCATTCAGGTGGCTGGCGGCAGACGCGACACGGGATACGATGCCCATGACCCCAGCCTCGAAACTGTCGGCCAGTCTCAGCATGCCTTGGCGGCGCTCCTCCTCTGCACGCTGCTCGGCTTGCTTAACGTCCTCGGCCAGCTTTTGTGCTTGTGCGGCGTTGGCCTTGAAGGTTTGCAGCGCTGTTGCCAGCCGCCCGATCTCATCCTGGCGGCCCAATCCGGGAACGACAACGGACAGGTCACCGTCCGCCACCCGCGCCATGGCCGCCGTCACGGCCTCCACGGGTCGTGCGATCGTGTAGGTGGAGATATAGAAGGCAAGACCACCCAGCAGCAGGATGCCGATACCCATCGTGGCCAGCACCAGTAGCCGGGATTGCTGCGCATCCGCTGTCGCGGCCACGGACTCGGTATGTACCGCGTCACGAAGTTCATCGGACAATTTCAGGGCCTTGTCGCGCAAGCCATCCATAGCGGGATCAAACCGTCCGCTGACCAGGGCCAACGCGTCTGCCGGTTTGCCGGCCCGTACCACCGGCGCGATTTCCTTGAAAATCTCCTGGCTGGCCAGAAGGTCCTTCTGGATTTCCGCGATGCGTGAGGCATAGCGCGGTGCGGTCTCGCGTGTCCGGTCCAGATGGCCCGATGCCTGCCCGAAATTGCGGACACCGCGATCATGGGCTTCCTGAATGCGTTTCTCGTCGGGCATGGAGAGCAGCTTGTAGCTTTGCCGGCTGACCGCCGTCAGTTCCCGCACAGCGCGTACAACCTCCAGCGCTGCCGTCTGGTCGCCATTCAGCAATCGTGAATATTGAGCATCGGTGCTGACCAGCCGTGTAGAGGCGAACAGACCGACGCTGACGGTGAGCATTGAGAGCAGGGCAATGATGCCCAGGATTCGGGCGGAGATGGACAGGCGGCTGATATCCATATCGTCTTCTTCTGACAGGCTTTGGTTTGGCGACCCAGGGGGTAACCCTTATGAATTACCCCTATGCTTGTCTATTCCCGGCAAGCCCGCCAGAAAATTATCAATGGCCGACAGAACGGCGCTCCGGATCGGGTCCGCTTCGATCAGCAGCTCATGTTCACCCACGGGGAAGGGCACGAGGGTGCAGTTCGGCAG
Proteins encoded in this region:
- a CDS encoding PhoH family protein codes for the protein MAKRQSKPASSSSDNKVQPLFPRQSTGWDPLGNAGDERREQSYVRTVKPMSAGQALLMQAIKDHNLTLALGPAGTGKTYLAISSAVTALEKGEVDRIVLSRPAIEAGESIGYLPGDVNEKMAPFLRPLYDALSDRLGSKRLKAMMADGSIEIAPVGYMRGRTLNNAFVVIDEAQNCTYAQIKMLLTRLGWHSTMVLTGDPDQSDLLPGVSGLADIARRLEVVEGISIVRLADADIVRHPLVASMLTVL
- a CDS encoding substrate-binding periplasmic protein, whose protein sequence is MCGLLLAPLPVAGAEEWSFTTLEWPPFSGSLPQGGAMTTVLRAAFSTQGEDLRITTLPWKRAVAAAMQTDGPHVGFFTATKAECDAAGGILSEKPIGHFRYALAQRQELPVRWTKPDDLSGLMIGVVDGYDNGPIITDLNKRGLIRLDSAPTDSANLRKLQAGRIDAAVVEISQFAFLQPKVGQAQIAQGLSALVLNERPLGPPQSLHACFNKGHRAALAHASLLRGLQKIDSRELADRYMEHLGQEGAVSN
- a CDS encoding methyl-accepting chemotaxis protein — its product is MDISRLSISARILGIIALLSMLTVSVGLFASTRLVSTDAQYSRLLNGDQTAALEVVRAVRELTAVSRQSYKLLSMPDEKRIQEAHDRGVRNFGQASGHLDRTRETAPRYASRIAEIQKDLLASQEIFKEIAPVVRAGKPADALALVSGRFDPAMDGLRDKALKLSDELRDAVHTESVAATADAQQSRLLVLATMGIGILLLGGLAFYISTYTIARPVEAVTAAMARVADGDLSVVVPGLGRQDEIGRLATALQTFKANAAQAQKLAEDVKQAEQRAEEERRQGMLRLADSFEAGVMGIVSRVASAASHLNDSAVTLSASAEQARGQTGVVSAATDQTSANVQTVAASAEQMTASIGEITRQVGTSASIARAAAERAQATNGTIQALATEADAIGAVVKLIAEIASQTNLLALNATIEAARAGEAGKGFAVVASEVKNLASQTAKATEDISARIAAIQQASGGAVAATTEITRTIAEINEIATSIAAAVEEQDAATREIARNVQQAAIGTAEIAGNIGGVRQAVESTSGSATDLLSSASELTREADDLRQQVESFIARVRIG